A stretch of the Clostridium fungisolvens genome encodes the following:
- a CDS encoding 5-formyltetrahydrofolate cyclo-ligase encodes MEKKEIRKKILEYRETIDIDQRKIWDEEIFKSLINSDLYKRSNTIFAFVSFKSEVDTHKIINHALSNGKTICVPKINSKQEGIKIYKIDNFDQLKKGYFGILEPVESCEEVDRDTLDLILMPGVAFDRHGGRVGYGAGFYDRFLSSMNKEVYKVALAYDFQVMDTVPMDQYDVRIDGVITEREIIQRD; translated from the coding sequence ATGGAAAAAAAAGAAATTAGAAAGAAAATACTTGAATACAGAGAAACAATTGATATAGATCAAAGAAAGATCTGGGATGAAGAGATTTTTAAAAGTCTCATAAATAGTGACTTATATAAAAGATCAAATACAATATTTGCTTTTGTAAGTTTTAAAAGCGAAGTGGATACCCATAAGATTATTAACCATGCTCTTAGTAATGGTAAGACAATATGTGTACCAAAAATTAATTCAAAGCAAGAGGGAATAAAAATATACAAAATAGATAATTTTGATCAATTGAAAAAAGGATATTTTGGCATACTAGAACCTGTAGAAAGCTGCGAAGAAGTTGATAGAGACACCTTAGATTTGATATTAATGCCAGGGGTTGCTTTTGACAGGCATGGTGGAAGGGTAGGATATGGAGCTGGCTTTTATGATAGGTTCCTATCAAGTATGAATAAAGAAGTTTACAAAGTAGCTCTAGCTTATGATTTTCAAGTGATGGATACTGTTCCGATGGATCAGTATGATGTTAGAATTGATGGTGTTATTACAGAAAGAGAAATAATACAGAGGGATTAA
- a CDS encoding heavy-metal-associated domain-containing protein, translated as MSKKTYKLETLTCPSCVLKIEGTVNKIKGVNKAEVLFNASKLKVEFDESLVDGNQIRNTVERLGYEVLSEK; from the coding sequence ATGAGTAAAAAAACATATAAACTTGAAACTTTGACATGTCCTAGCTGTGTGCTTAAGATTGAAGGAACTGTTAATAAGATTAAAGGCGTAAACAAGGCAGAGGTACTTTTTAATGCTAGTAAGCTAAAAGTGGAATTTGACGAAAGCCTTGTAGATGGAAATCAAATAAGAAACACAGTTGAAAGACTGGGCTACGAAGTGTTAAGTGAAAAGTAA
- a CDS encoding MarR family winged helix-turn-helix transcriptional regulator, with protein sequence MEKESMHFIMYISKIFRNTQIYLDKVLKEFGLTNGSCSYLFVLEKNEGISQNKLSEEIGNDKAMSARTITKLIEQGYVYKVQHEKNSRAYKLYLTDKAKEIMPKIHKEIQALVNLASEELSEEEMLITMKSLKKIFDSTQRFRE encoded by the coding sequence ATGGAAAAAGAAAGCATGCATTTCATAATGTACATTAGTAAGATTTTTAGAAACACACAAATATATTTAGATAAAGTTTTAAAAGAGTTTGGATTAACTAATGGTTCTTGTTCATATTTATTTGTTTTAGAAAAAAATGAAGGCATAAGCCAAAATAAACTTAGCGAAGAAATAGGTAATGATAAGGCAATGTCAGCAAGGACTATTACAAAACTAATAGAACAAGGCTATGTATATAAAGTGCAGCACGAAAAAAACAGTAGAGCTTATAAGTTATATTTAACAGATAAAGCTAAAGAGATTATGCCAAAGATACATAAAGAAATTCAAGCTTTGGTGAATTTAGCGTCAGAAGAATTATCTGAGGAAGAGATGCTTATTACTATGAAGTCTTTAAAAAAGATTTTTGATAGCACCCAAAGATTTAGAGAATGA
- a CDS encoding DUF3841 domain-containing protein, giving the protein MKLWTIQSESVYTKFKDTGILQADEKFIYKDMIFHYNWMVKQMKKRVGLATSQEIKYPIWAWYQWRGVKQKKPDLRFSGHLERGARGVILELEVEPESVLLSDFDEFNNVLNYGYIADNEEDFDKFYVDLEKSGYCHYDLQRDDKKNDILSKFKLKFYKSWEKVFDLECEKNEEWSGKKENQSIQATMWEVKWNQIVSVKHFIAK; this is encoded by the coding sequence ATGAAATTATGGACTATACAGTCTGAAAGTGTATATACGAAATTTAAGGATACAGGAATCCTCCAAGCTGATGAAAAATTTATTTATAAAGATATGATATTTCATTATAATTGGATGGTAAAACAAATGAAAAAGAGGGTAGGTTTGGCTACTTCACAAGAAATAAAGTATCCTATATGGGCGTGGTATCAGTGGCGAGGAGTAAAACAAAAGAAACCAGATTTAAGATTTTCAGGACATTTAGAAAGAGGAGCAAGAGGCGTAATATTAGAATTAGAAGTAGAACCAGAGAGTGTTTTATTATCTGATTTTGATGAATTTAATAATGTTTTAAATTACGGGTATATAGCAGATAATGAAGAAGATTTTGATAAATTTTATGTTGACTTGGAGAAAAGCGGATATTGTCATTATGATTTGCAACGAGATGATAAAAAAAATGATATTCTGAGTAAATTCAAATTAAAATTTTATAAAAGTTGGGAAAAAGTATTTGATTTAGAATGTGAGAAGAATGAGGAATGGTCAGGTAAAAAAGAAAATCAATCTATACAAGCAACAATGTGGGAAGTGAAATGGAACCAGATTGTTTCAGTTAAACATTTTATAGCAAAGTAA
- a CDS encoding aldo/keto reductase, which yields MKYKNNDIELNKLGLGCGGMRDDANKAENIATIHEALDFGVNHLNTADFYASGKSEMIIGEALKGQKREKAYVSVKFGMQVAPNSAMYGLDVRPESIKNYLTYTLKRLNLDYIDLYQPARIDLGIPVEETIGAISDLVKAGYVRHIGLTQVDADTLRKANSVHPISFIESEYSLFNRSIEKDIIPAARELGIGVVAFGSLAHGLLSGTWLKDKAHSYNSFIPLFFEENIDKNLELVEYLRKIADEKHITIPQLALAWHLSKGDDIITLVGASRRTTLQDSLKSLKVNLSASDIERIEKAIPEDKIAGASFPKREFRNGIAVR from the coding sequence ATGAAATATAAAAACAATGACATAGAACTTAATAAACTTGGATTAGGTTGTGGAGGTATGAGAGATGATGCTAATAAGGCTGAAAATATAGCAACAATTCATGAAGCCTTAGATTTTGGAGTAAATCATTTAAATACAGCAGATTTTTACGCTTCTGGAAAGAGCGAAATGATAATTGGTGAAGCCCTTAAAGGTCAAAAGAGAGAAAAAGCTTATGTATCAGTAAAGTTTGGTATGCAAGTTGCACCTAATAGCGCAATGTATGGATTGGATGTAAGACCGGAGTCAATAAAAAATTATCTTACTTATACTCTTAAAAGGTTAAATTTAGATTATATTGACCTTTACCAACCAGCAAGAATTGACTTAGGCATTCCAGTAGAAGAAACAATTGGAGCCATTTCTGATCTGGTTAAGGCTGGCTATGTTAGGCATATTGGGCTTACTCAAGTTGATGCTGATACCCTAAGAAAAGCAAATTCTGTACATCCAATAAGTTTTATAGAAAGCGAATATTCCTTATTTAATAGGAGTATCGAAAAAGACATTATACCTGCCGCTAGAGAGCTTGGTATTGGTGTAGTTGCATTTGGCTCCCTTGCACATGGTTTACTTAGTGGTACATGGCTAAAGGATAAAGCACATTCGTATAATTCTTTTATTCCTTTATTCTTTGAAGAAAATATAGACAAAAATCTTGAGCTTGTAGAATATTTACGTAAAATAGCTGATGAGAAACATATCACTATACCACAACTTGCTCTTGCTTGGCATTTATCCAAAGGCGATGATATTATAACCTTAGTTGGTGCCTCAAGAAGAACTACACTTCAAGACTCATTAAAATCTTTAAAAGTGAATTTAAGTGCAAGTGATATTGAAAGAATAGAAAAAGCTATACCTGAAGACAAAATTGCTGGTGCTAGTTTCCCTAAAAGAGAATTTAGAAATGGAATAGCAGTTCGTTAG
- the rd gene encoding rubredoxin, with product MQKYICLVCGYIYDPEVGDPDNNVAPGTAFEDIPEEWTCPLCGVGKDQFEETEG from the coding sequence ATGCAAAAATATATATGTCTAGTTTGTGGTTACATATATGACCCTGAAGTTGGTGATCCAGATAATAATGTTGCTCCAGGTACTGCTTTCGAAGATATACCTGAAGAATGGACTTGCCCACTATGTGGGGTAGGTAAGGATCAGTTTGAAGAAACTGAAGGCTAA
- a CDS encoding heavy metal translocating P-type ATPase, protein MKISKGFRVAASGVIIASALVLVRFNINLVVADVLFMVAASIAGYEIVVNALRALRYKIIGIDALVTLAVIGAVLIGEFFEAAAVTFLFMFGNYLEAKTLEKTRAAIKALLDLAPDIARVLRQGKEVEMAADEVLKEDIVIVRPGEKIPVDGTVIEGTAYINQASITGESMPVNRQSEDRVFSGTIVESGYLKIRAEKVGEDTTFARILEMVEEAQDKKAKTQKFMEVFAKYYTPAIMVLTAIVYIITRDIELSLTLLVIACPGALVISTPVSLVAGIGNGAGKGILIKGGDIIEKLRNIKVVAFDKTGTLTVGKPEVTRIKAFDISEEKILTLAASAELYSEHPLAKAIIKKAKTIGKGEIIPPAESEITLGQGIKAKTNSSTIFIGNRKLMEENDIIINIVMENYIRGEEANGQTAVLVSDSEKIIGVISIADTIRKDAIELVKKLKTQGIKKVVMMTGDNKLAAEAIAKKIGLDDYYAELLPADKVAVLKKLQDEIGVTAMVGDGVNDAPALASADFGIAVGGAGSDVAMETADVVLMSDEIGKLSYAIGLSKATTKNMKQNITFAIIIVAALLIGVMGKVVFLSSGMFIHELSVLAVIINAIRLLKYKENSYFDENRRWILWNANIVQSQKRNMKKAV, encoded by the coding sequence ATGAAAATCAGTAAGGGTTTTAGGGTTGCGGCTTCAGGTGTTATAATTGCTTCAGCCTTGGTATTGGTAAGGTTTAATATTAATTTAGTTGTAGCAGACGTTTTATTTATGGTGGCAGCATCTATTGCAGGGTATGAGATAGTAGTAAATGCACTAAGAGCTTTAAGGTATAAGATAATTGGAATCGATGCATTGGTTACTTTGGCGGTTATTGGAGCTGTATTAATCGGTGAATTCTTTGAAGCAGCGGCGGTAACCTTTCTTTTTATGTTTGGAAATTACCTTGAGGCTAAGACACTTGAAAAAACAAGGGCTGCAATCAAGGCTCTTTTAGATTTGGCGCCAGATATAGCAAGGGTTCTAAGACAAGGCAAGGAAGTGGAAATGGCAGCAGATGAGGTTTTAAAGGAAGATATAGTTATTGTGAGGCCTGGAGAAAAGATTCCTGTGGATGGAACTGTTATAGAGGGCACAGCTTATATAAATCAAGCATCGATTACAGGTGAATCAATGCCAGTTAACAGGCAATCTGAAGATAGAGTTTTCTCAGGAACTATAGTGGAATCAGGGTATTTGAAAATAAGAGCTGAAAAAGTGGGGGAGGATACCACCTTTGCTAGAATTCTTGAGATGGTTGAAGAGGCGCAGGATAAAAAGGCAAAGACACAGAAGTTCATGGAGGTATTCGCCAAATATTACACACCTGCAATTATGGTTTTGACAGCTATTGTTTATATTATTACTAGGGACATTGAGCTTTCTCTTACTTTGCTAGTTATAGCATGTCCAGGTGCTCTTGTTATCTCAACACCAGTGTCACTTGTTGCAGGTATTGGTAATGGAGCAGGAAAAGGAATACTTATAAAAGGCGGAGATATAATAGAAAAGCTTAGAAATATCAAGGTTGTAGCCTTCGATAAAACAGGAACTCTTACAGTAGGAAAACCTGAGGTTACTAGAATTAAAGCATTTGATATTAGTGAAGAAAAAATTTTAACTCTTGCAGCCAGTGCTGAGTTGTATTCAGAGCATCCTTTAGCAAAGGCAATAATAAAGAAAGCAAAGACTATAGGCAAAGGTGAAATTATTCCGCCAGCAGAGTCAGAAATAACTTTAGGACAAGGAATAAAAGCAAAGACTAATAGCAGCACAATTTTCATCGGAAATAGAAAGCTTATGGAAGAAAATGATATTATAATTAATATAGTTATGGAAAATTATATTAGAGGTGAAGAAGCAAACGGGCAAACTGCAGTTTTAGTTTCAGATTCAGAAAAAATTATAGGAGTTATCTCTATTGCAGATACTATAAGAAAAGATGCTATAGAGCTTGTAAAAAAGCTGAAGACTCAAGGGATTAAAAAGGTAGTTATGATGACTGGAGACAACAAGCTTGCAGCAGAAGCCATTGCAAAGAAAATAGGACTGGATGACTATTATGCTGAGCTTCTTCCTGCAGACAAGGTTGCTGTTTTAAAGAAATTGCAAGATGAAATAGGTGTAACAGCGATGGTTGGAGACGGAGTAAATGATGCGCCTGCCTTGGCTTCAGCAGATTTTGGAATTGCAGTGGGAGGCGCTGGTTCAGATGTTGCCATGGAAACAGCGGATGTGGTTTTAATGTCTGATGAAATAGGCAAGCTGTCCTATGCAATTGGGTTAAGCAAAGCAACAACAAAAAATATGAAGCAAAATATAACTTTTGCTATAATTATAGTAGCAGCATTATTAATAGGTGTTATGGGAAAGGTAGTATTCCTTTCATCAGGAATGTTTATACATGAACTCAGCGTATTAGCTGTTATAATAAATGCTATAAGGCTTTTGAAGTATAAGGAAAATTCATATTTTGATGAGAATAGGAGGTGGATTCTATGGAATGCCAACATTGTTCAGAGTCAGAAGAGAAACATGAAAAAAGCTGTATAG
- a CDS encoding NRAMP family divalent metal transporter, with protein sequence MLNNNSAGSIPINTRVRKKSRLLLFLATVGPGLTVMLADTDAGSIITAAQSGAQWGYKLLLLQLILIPILYFVQELTTRIGITTGRGHGELIKEKFGAKWAWISVVTLFVAAMGALVTEFSGIAGVSELFGISKWVTVPFAALALILISCTGKYKRVERIAIIVGLFEVVFIPAAIFAKPDTSALMHALVGKQPFNNSSYWLLVAANVGAVIMPWMIFYQQGAVVDKGLTKENIKFSRIDTFFGSIVTQIVMGAVLVLTAATIGRTNPNTSLDSVQQIGNALTPFLGSIFGKTFFAIGLTGAALIAAIVVSLATSWAFGEILKVPCSLNCSWKEAPAFYSFYSGGIIISAALVLVGIPLISLTIAVEVMNSLLLPIVLGFLLALGWKVLPKPFALKTWEKVILIFIYILVCSLGLFTVLQLF encoded by the coding sequence ATGTTGAACAATAATAGTGCAGGAAGTATTCCCATAAATACTAGAGTGAGAAAGAAATCCAGACTTCTATTGTTTCTCGCAACTGTAGGTCCGGGACTTACTGTTATGCTGGCTGATACCGATGCTGGGTCAATAATTACAGCTGCTCAATCTGGTGCTCAGTGGGGATATAAACTACTGCTTCTACAATTAATTCTTATACCTATCTTATATTTTGTACAGGAACTTACTACTCGTATCGGAATAACTACAGGTCGAGGACATGGAGAATTGATCAAAGAAAAATTTGGAGCAAAATGGGCTTGGATATCTGTTGTTACTCTTTTTGTAGCTGCCATGGGAGCTTTAGTAACTGAATTCTCAGGGATTGCAGGTGTAAGTGAACTTTTTGGTATATCTAAGTGGGTTACTGTGCCTTTTGCAGCTTTAGCTCTGATACTGATTTCCTGTACTGGAAAGTATAAACGTGTTGAAAGGATCGCAATAATTGTAGGTCTCTTCGAAGTTGTATTTATCCCTGCTGCAATTTTTGCAAAACCTGATACTTCAGCTCTAATGCATGCCTTAGTTGGAAAACAGCCTTTTAATAACAGTTCTTATTGGCTTTTAGTTGCAGCTAATGTTGGTGCTGTAATCATGCCTTGGATGATATTTTATCAGCAAGGAGCTGTTGTAGACAAAGGTTTGACTAAAGAAAATATTAAATTTAGTAGAATAGATACCTTCTTCGGCTCTATTGTAACTCAAATTGTAATGGGAGCTGTGCTAGTACTTACAGCTGCAACAATAGGTCGTACAAATCCAAATACCTCTCTGGATAGTGTTCAACAAATAGGAAACGCACTCACTCCTTTTTTAGGAAGCATTTTTGGTAAAACCTTCTTTGCAATTGGCCTTACTGGAGCTGCACTTATAGCAGCCATAGTAGTATCTTTGGCAACTTCCTGGGCCTTTGGAGAAATATTAAAAGTTCCTTGCAGTTTAAACTGTTCCTGGAAGGAAGCCCCTGCTTTTTATAGCTTTTACTCTGGTGGAATTATTATTTCTGCAGCATTGGTTTTGGTTGGCATTCCTCTAATTTCTCTAACAATCGCTGTGGAAGTAATGAATTCTCTACTTCTCCCTATCGTACTAGGCTTTTTACTTGCCCTTGGGTGGAAGGTGCTTCCAAAGCCTTTTGCACTGAAAACTTGGGAAAAAGTAATCTTAATTTTCATATATATACTGGTATGTTCCTTAGGTTTATTCACAGTACTCCAACTATTTTAA
- a CDS encoding NAD(P)/FAD-dependent oxidoreductase, with the protein MAEKIVIVGGGIAAVNAIKAIREIDNKSEIHLFGNEWYYPYHRIRLTKGLFESMMEEKIRIQKIDWYEANNVSVYLGTEVIGVNIAESKIILKDNISFDYTKLLLASGARNFIPPINGINKDGVYSIRQLEDVHNIQKDLEEKDTILNIGGGIQGLETAWILNQQGKKVIVAEVQERLMPRQLDEKASDILKKAIESFNIDVLLNTQISEILGESKVSGATTKSGNTLKCDMVIVSVGIRPNVELVKGSDIEVSKGIVVNDKMETNLKNIYAAGDIAEVNGKIGGTWPSAVEQGKTAGYNIAGKETKYTEAIQATTLNAFNISLFSIGNVDAKQCTETLTYDDTDENSYKRLFIKDGKVVGAILMGDTKKSMALKSIIERKADFSSVAYASMSFNDFIDSLKNN; encoded by the coding sequence TTGGCAGAAAAAATAGTTATTGTCGGAGGCGGTATCGCAGCAGTAAATGCCATAAAGGCTATAAGGGAAATTGATAATAAAAGTGAAATCCACTTGTTTGGAAATGAGTGGTATTACCCATATCACAGAATTAGACTTACAAAAGGCCTTTTTGAGTCTATGATGGAAGAAAAAATCCGTATTCAAAAAATAGATTGGTATGAAGCTAATAATGTTAGTGTATACCTAGGCACTGAAGTCATAGGTGTTAATATAGCAGAGAGTAAAATAATTTTAAAGGATAACATAAGCTTTGACTATACAAAATTGCTACTAGCTAGTGGAGCTCGAAATTTTATACCGCCTATTAACGGTATAAATAAAGATGGTGTATATTCTATAAGGCAATTGGAAGACGTACATAATATACAAAAGGATTTGGAAGAAAAAGATACAATTCTAAATATCGGTGGAGGAATTCAAGGGCTGGAAACAGCATGGATACTTAATCAGCAAGGTAAAAAGGTAATAGTAGCAGAAGTTCAAGAAAGATTAATGCCAAGGCAGCTTGATGAAAAGGCCTCTGATATTTTGAAGAAAGCTATAGAAAGCTTTAATATTGATGTACTTTTAAATACTCAAATTAGTGAGATACTTGGTGAATCCAAGGTAAGCGGTGCTACCACAAAGAGTGGAAATACACTTAAATGTGATATGGTAATTGTGTCAGTTGGAATAAGACCAAATGTTGAATTAGTTAAAGGTAGTGATATAGAAGTATCAAAAGGAATTGTAGTTAACGATAAAATGGAAACTAATTTGAAAAATATATATGCTGCCGGTGACATAGCAGAAGTGAATGGTAAAATAGGAGGTACTTGGCCTTCAGCAGTAGAACAAGGGAAAACTGCAGGATATAATATAGCAGGCAAAGAAACAAAATATACAGAAGCTATACAAGCAACTACTTTAAATGCCTTTAATATTTCATTATTTTCAATAGGAAATGTGGATGCTAAGCAGTGTACTGAAACATTAACCTATGATGATACTGATGAGAACTCTTACAAAAGACTATTTATAAAGGACGGTAAAGTCGTAGGAGCTATACTAATGGGAGACACAAAAAAATCTATGGCACTTAAGAGTATAATTGAAAGAAAAGCGGATTTCTCTTCTGTAGCCTATGCATCAATGTCCTTTAATGATTTCATTGATAGCTTAAAAAATAATTGA
- a CDS encoding nucleoside triphosphate pyrophosphohydrolase: protein MKIYNKLVRDYIPEIIMKSGKNCIVSKANNEEKFSKLKNKLTEEVQEFMEAENLEELADVMEVLFALANSLGYSEDDLMSMRAKKREARGGFEEGIILEKVYEK from the coding sequence ATTAAAATTTACAATAAGCTGGTAAGAGATTATATTCCTGAGATTATCATGAAAAGTGGAAAGAATTGCATAGTTAGCAAGGCTAACAACGAAGAAAAGTTTTCTAAATTAAAGAACAAACTTACTGAAGAAGTACAAGAATTTATGGAAGCTGAAAATCTTGAAGAATTGGCAGATGTGATGGAGGTCCTATTTGCACTTGCTAATAGCTTAGGATATAGTGAAGATGATTTAATGAGTATGAGGGCAAAAAAGAGAGAAGCTAGAGGTGGTTTTGAAGAAGGAATTATACTAGAGAAGGTTTATGAAAAGTAA
- a CDS encoding Crp/Fnr family transcriptional regulator, producing MECQHCSESEEKHEKSCIENVPIFSTLTFDEVLEVSMTTMHREYKKGESIYLEGDVGEKLFIINKGKVKIVKLSETGREKIIRVLGPGEFMGELSLFTQNPFKNNAEALESTTVCIVDGKKINDLIEKRPRIALKIIKEMSSRLEEAEDQIQSLAINDVEQRLADTLLEMAESSDLINLTISKKDLASHIGMSQETLSRKLASFQKNGWIDQEGQRKIIILDKNALRNIRTVNNDYGKKRN from the coding sequence ATGGAATGCCAACATTGTTCAGAGTCAGAAGAGAAACATGAAAAAAGCTGTATAGAGAATGTACCTATATTCAGCACACTGACTTTTGATGAAGTGCTTGAGGTTTCTATGACCACTATGCACAGAGAATATAAAAAAGGTGAAAGTATATATTTAGAAGGTGATGTTGGAGAAAAGCTATTTATAATTAATAAAGGGAAGGTTAAGATAGTAAAACTTTCTGAAACAGGCAGAGAGAAAATTATAAGAGTATTAGGTCCCGGGGAGTTTATGGGCGAGCTATCCTTATTCACCCAAAATCCTTTTAAAAACAACGCTGAAGCATTAGAGTCCACTACAGTATGTATTGTGGATGGGAAAAAGATAAATGATCTTATAGAAAAGCGTCCAAGGATTGCCCTGAAGATAATAAAAGAAATGAGTTCAAGGCTAGAGGAGGCAGAGGATCAAATTCAATCCCTTGCAATAAATGATGTGGAGCAACGTCTGGCGGATACATTGCTAGAAATGGCTGAGAGCAGTGATTTGATTAATTTGACTATAAGCAAGAAAGACCTTGCCTCACATATTGGCATGAGCCAGGAAACCTTGAGTAGAAAGCTTGCAAGTTTTCAAAAAAATGGATGGATCGATCAAGAGGGACAAAGAAAAATCATAATTTTAGATAAAAATGCTTTAAGAAATATTAGGACGGTGAACAACGATTATGGAAAAAAAAGAAATTAG
- a CDS encoding GNAT family N-acetyltransferase: MQNSYEKIMDIKGEKVILKSLTKELCHEIYKKYVADPMMTDQIYEYSKEKVDNYFNERTKDCNRKIFAITVDGEAIGEVQIKHINYLTKEGSLSVHLIGDSVKGKGYGTEAERLIIEYAFKNLGLNTLYADVVHRNTRSQHIMEKLGFKYVREDEMFKYYKLILKVFEEYKEGRYQKDE; encoded by the coding sequence ATGCAAAATAGTTATGAAAAAATTATGGATATAAAAGGGGAAAAAGTCATACTAAAGTCTCTCACAAAAGAATTATGTCATGAGATATACAAAAAATATGTAGCTGATCCAATGATGACAGATCAAATCTATGAGTATTCAAAAGAAAAGGTTGATAATTATTTCAATGAACGCACGAAAGACTGTAATAGAAAGATATTTGCTATTACGGTTGATGGAGAAGCTATTGGCGAGGTGCAGATAAAGCATATTAATTATTTAACAAAAGAAGGTAGTTTATCCGTTCATCTTATAGGTGATAGTGTTAAGGGAAAAGGATATGGAACAGAGGCAGAACGACTTATAATTGAATATGCCTTTAAGAATCTTGGACTTAATACGCTATATGCTGATGTTGTACATAGAAACACAAGAAGTCAACATATTATGGAAAAGCTAGGATTTAAATATGTTCGGGAAGATGAAATGTTTAAGTATTATAAACTGATATTAAAAGTGTTTGAGGAGTATAAAGAAGGTAGGTATCAAAAGGATGAATAA
- a CDS encoding flavodoxin domain-containing protein has translation MKELRENVYWVGATDWKVRYFHGYELSTHRGSTYNSYLIKDEKTVLIDTVWEPLTDRFLENLSEVVDISKIDYVVMNHMEPDHSGALPTIMEYIPNATIIVSKKGVETIKGHYHKDWNLKVVSQGDKINIGKHDLTFIEAQMLHWPDSMFTYLSGENILFSNDAFGQHFASSEIFNDLVDETEVYQESLKYYANILTPFSKFVTKKIDQLKELNLPVEMIAPSHGIIWRKEPMQIVEKYYEWAQGKSEKSAVIIYNSMWGATHKMAEFIAKGLGEAGVEYKIFNTGTADRNDILAEVFKAKGVLLGSSTVNNGLLTSLMPLIEDLMGLKFINKVGAAFGSYGWSGESPKLLSDYLAKAKVEVIQEGLKAKYMPDDEELEQCIKFGKSFGEALLAKF, from the coding sequence ATGAAGGAACTTAGGGAAAATGTATATTGGGTTGGTGCAACTGATTGGAAGGTAAGGTATTTTCACGGATATGAACTTTCAACTCATAGAGGTAGTACATATAATTCTTATCTTATAAAAGATGAAAAGACAGTGCTAATAGATACAGTTTGGGAACCACTTACTGATAGGTTTTTAGAAAATCTTAGTGAAGTTGTTGACATAAGTAAAATTGATTACGTGGTTATGAATCATATGGAGCCTGACCACTCCGGAGCTCTACCTACTATTATGGAGTATATTCCTAATGCCACTATAATAGTATCCAAAAAAGGAGTAGAGACTATAAAAGGGCATTATCACAAGGATTGGAATCTGAAGGTTGTAAGTCAAGGAGATAAGATTAATATAGGAAAACATGACCTTACTTTTATTGAAGCTCAGATGCTACATTGGCCGGATAGTATGTTTACTTACTTAAGCGGAGAAAATATATTGTTTTCCAATGATGCCTTTGGCCAACACTTTGCGTCTTCAGAAATTTTCAACGATCTAGTAGATGAAACTGAAGTTTATCAGGAATCACTGAAATATTATGCAAATATACTAACTCCTTTTAGTAAGTTTGTAACTAAAAAAATAGACCAGTTGAAGGAACTGAATTTACCTGTAGAAATGATAGCACCAAGTCATGGAATCATTTGGAGAAAAGAACCAATGCAAATAGTAGAAAAGTATTATGAATGGGCTCAGGGTAAGTCTGAAAAAAGCGCTGTTATAATATATAACTCCATGTGGGGGGCTACTCATAAGATGGCTGAATTTATTGCAAAGGGTCTTGGTGAAGCCGGAGTTGAATATAAGATCTTCAACACTGGCACAGCTGACAGAAATGATATTCTTGCAGAAGTATTTAAAGCAAAAGGTGTTTTACTTGGTTCTTCTACAGTAAATAATGGTTTACTCACATCCTTGATGCCGTTAATAGAAGATTTGATGGGATTAAAATTTATAAACAAGGTTGGAGCTGCCTTTGGAAGTTATGGCTGGAGCGGAGAGTCTCCAAAGCTTTTATCCGATTATTTGGCAAAAGCTAAAGTTGAAGTTATACAAGAGGGTCTAAAAGCAAAATATATGCCTGATGACGAGGAACTAGAGCAGTGTATTAAGTTTGGCAAGAGTTTTGGTGAAGCTTTGCTTGCTAAGTTTTAG